From Nguyenibacter vanlangensis, one genomic window encodes:
- a CDS encoding response regulator, with product MSDAASSPVVPHPPVSPSGGSSAAPCILFVDDDADIRQATSLLLRRRGFDMVAAENPEQALSALAASPVSAVLLDLNYRRGATNGEEGLACLRAVLAHDPGLPVVVVTGHSGVAIAVAAMRAGAADFVMKPWKNDRLVATIEDALATHRRRLAARLPVRPDGSGAGGGDGAPSQAAGPDDGMMIAGCAATRDVLERADRVAPTQASVLLTGPAGAGKTALARRIHRLSAQRAGRLVVLDPMLGEGEEALSIRLAAVGAGDTLLAEEIGAWPAAWQQRLLACLQAGCGARLLATARVGGAALREAVLPDLLHRLSVVTLVLPPLAARGAEIGVLARHFLRLFGRRHNVAERSLSPEAEAALAARPWPDNVRGLRQAMERATVLARAPVLGPEDLAEPMPGAGDAAEQDPAAQDSAVQDLTLAQSEKTMIEAALRRHGFNVSHAARELGLTRPALYRRMARHGL from the coding sequence ATGTCCGACGCCGCGTCAAGCCCCGTTGTGCCGCACCCCCCGGTTTCGCCTTCGGGCGGGTCTTCGGCGGCGCCGTGCATCCTGTTCGTCGATGACGATGCCGATATCCGCCAGGCGACGTCGCTGCTGCTGCGGCGCCGGGGGTTCGACATGGTCGCGGCGGAGAATCCCGAGCAGGCGCTGAGCGCCCTGGCCGCGTCGCCGGTGTCCGCCGTGCTGCTGGACCTGAATTACCGGCGTGGCGCCACCAATGGCGAGGAGGGGCTGGCCTGCCTGCGCGCGGTGCTGGCGCATGATCCGGGCCTGCCGGTGGTGGTGGTGACGGGGCATAGCGGGGTGGCGATCGCGGTGGCGGCGATGCGGGCCGGGGCGGCGGATTTCGTGATGAAGCCATGGAAGAACGACCGGCTGGTCGCGACCATCGAGGATGCGCTGGCCACGCATCGCCGGCGCCTGGCCGCGCGGCTGCCGGTTCGGCCGGACGGTTCCGGCGCGGGCGGCGGGGACGGCGCGCCGTCGCAGGCGGCCGGGCCGGATGACGGGATGATGATCGCCGGCTGTGCGGCGACGCGCGACGTGCTGGAGCGCGCCGACCGGGTGGCCCCGACCCAGGCGAGCGTGCTGCTGACCGGGCCGGCCGGGGCGGGCAAGACGGCGCTGGCCCGGCGGATCCATCGCCTGTCGGCGCAGCGGGCGGGACGGCTGGTGGTGCTGGACCCGATGCTGGGCGAGGGCGAGGAGGCGCTGTCGATCCGGCTGGCGGCCGTGGGGGCGGGCGATACGCTGCTGGCCGAGGAGATCGGCGCCTGGCCGGCGGCCTGGCAGCAGCGCCTGCTGGCGTGCCTGCAGGCCGGGTGCGGGGCGCGGCTGCTGGCCACGGCGCGCGTGGGCGGCGCCGCGCTGCGCGAGGCGGTACTGCCGGACCTGCTGCATCGCCTGTCGGTCGTGACCCTGGTCCTGCCGCCGCTCGCGGCGCGGGGCGCGGAAATCGGCGTGCTGGCGCGGCACTTCCTGCGCCTGTTCGGGCGGCGGCACAATGTGGCCGAGCGCAGCCTGTCGCCCGAGGCCGAGGCGGCGCTGGCCGCGCGTCCGTGGCCCGACAATGTGCGCGGGCTGCGGCAGGCGATGGAGCGGGCCACCGTGCTGGCGCGGGCGCCGGTGCTGGGGCCGGAGGATCTGGCGGAACCGATGCCAGGTGCCGGGGACGCGGCGGAGCAGGACCCGGCCGCCCAGGACTCGGCTGTCCAGGACCTGACATTGGCGCAGTCCGAAAAGACGATGATCGAGGCCGCGCTGCGCCGCCACGGCTTCAATGTCAGCCACGCCGCGCGCGAACTGGGCCTGACCCGTCCGGCGCTGTACCGGCGCATGGCGCGGCACGGGCTGTAG
- a CDS encoding efflux RND transporter periplasmic adaptor subunit, with protein sequence MPDSVAPSSASPSGASTRPARAAAAAEPASSPGRAPGAGMDRRVAPSRMRRLRPYLRYGAGVLVLAAGLAAWRLVPASGSLAVAQDDLAIDTVHVQPFLDYLPVRATVAPLHVTFLGAVQGGQVASVAVPDGILVHPGDVLARLTNPQLELDVSTREAAIAGQLGDLSAQRLALQQSQTGEDGTIAEASYNLLKAGHELAIRRQLLAQGFESDANVKTFADEDAYYAGRLALLRAARQKDRAVAQAQARELDGTAERLRHTLAAVEDSLSSLTLRAPVAGRLTNFTLQPGQTLKAGDPIGQIDSEGAWRLDADIDEFYLARVAVGEHGIAQIDGHDVPFTVARVHPQITTGQFRAELTFDTTPPAVLRRGESVECRLTLGRTRQALIAPNGAWLDGSGGNSVFVVSADGHHATRRAISVGGRNPEQVEITAGLRDGERIVTSAYTNFHDFNQLLIR encoded by the coding sequence ATGCCGGACAGTGTCGCCCCATCATCCGCCAGCCCCTCCGGGGCATCCACGCGTCCCGCACGAGCCGCCGCGGCCGCCGAGCCCGCGTCGTCGCCCGGGCGCGCGCCGGGCGCGGGCATGGACCGCCGCGTCGCGCCCTCGCGCATGCGCCGGCTGCGCCCCTATCTGCGCTATGGCGCCGGCGTACTGGTGCTGGCCGCCGGGCTGGCCGCCTGGCGCCTGGTCCCCGCATCGGGCAGCCTGGCCGTGGCGCAGGACGATCTTGCGATCGATACCGTGCACGTCCAGCCCTTTCTGGATTACCTGCCGGTGCGCGCGACGGTGGCCCCGCTGCACGTCACCTTCCTGGGCGCGGTCCAGGGCGGGCAGGTCGCCTCGGTCGCGGTGCCCGACGGGATTCTGGTCCATCCGGGCGACGTGCTGGCCCGCCTGACCAATCCGCAGCTCGAACTGGATGTCAGCACGCGCGAGGCCGCGATCGCCGGCCAGTTGGGCGACCTCAGCGCCCAGCGCCTGGCCCTGCAGCAATCGCAGACCGGCGAGGACGGCACGATCGCCGAAGCCAGCTACAATCTGCTGAAAGCCGGGCACGAGCTGGCGATCCGCCGGCAGCTTCTGGCCCAGGGGTTCGAATCCGACGCCAACGTCAAGACCTTCGCGGACGAGGACGCCTATTATGCCGGGCGCCTGGCCCTGCTGCGCGCCGCCCGGCAGAAGGACCGCGCCGTCGCCCAGGCCCAGGCCAGGGAACTCGACGGCACGGCGGAACGGCTGCGCCACACGCTGGCGGCGGTCGAGGACAGCCTGTCCTCGCTGACCCTGCGCGCGCCCGTCGCCGGCCGCCTGACCAACTTCACCCTCCAGCCCGGCCAGACGCTGAAGGCCGGCGACCCGATCGGCCAGATCGACAGCGAGGGCGCATGGCGGCTGGATGCCGACATCGACGAATTCTACCTCGCCCGCGTCGCGGTGGGCGAGCACGGCATCGCGCAGATCGACGGCCATGACGTGCCCTTTACGGTGGCGCGCGTCCATCCGCAGATCACCACCGGCCAGTTCCGCGCCGAACTGACCTTCGACACGACGCCCCCCGCCGTCCTGCGCCGGGGCGAAAGCGTGGAATGCCGCCTGACCCTGGGCCGCACCCGTCAGGCGCTGATCGCCCCCAACGGCGCCTGGCTGGACGGCAGCGGCGGCAATTCGGTCTTCGTCGTCTCGGCGGACGGGCATCATGCGACGCGCCGCGCGATCAGCGTCGGCGGCCGCAACCCCGAACAGGTGGAAATCACCGCGGGCCTGCGCGACGGCGAGCGGATCGTGACGTCCGCCTACACGAATTTTCACGATTTCAACCAGCTTCTCATCCGATAG
- a CDS encoding ABC transporter ATP-binding protein — MLIQLADINRLYRSDEVETTALHDVHLTIERGEFVAIMGPSGCGKSTLLNILGTIDRPSSGSYRFGDHELSTMAEAELAQFRRSHLGYIFQSFNLIDELTIEENVELALIYRKMPRAERRARVAAAMDRVSIGHRARHYPSQLSGGQQQRAAIARAIVGEPDLILADEPTGNLDTENGMQVMDILQTLNREGATIVMVTHSPSHADMARRRVDMLDGQIVISVRNAI, encoded by the coding sequence ATGCTGATCCAGCTTGCCGACATCAACCGCCTGTACCGGTCGGACGAGGTCGAGACCACCGCCCTGCATGACGTGCATCTGACGATCGAGCGCGGCGAATTCGTCGCCATCATGGGGCCCAGCGGCTGCGGCAAATCGACCCTGCTGAACATCCTGGGCACGATCGACCGGCCCAGCAGCGGCAGCTATCGTTTCGGCGATCACGAGCTCAGCACCATGGCCGAGGCCGAGCTGGCGCAGTTCCGCCGCAGCCATCTGGGCTATATCTTCCAGAGCTTCAACCTGATCGACGAACTGACGATCGAGGAAAATGTCGAACTGGCGCTGATCTATCGCAAGATGCCGCGCGCCGAGCGCCGCGCGCGCGTCGCCGCCGCGATGGACCGGGTCAGCATCGGCCACCGCGCGCGCCATTATCCCAGCCAGCTTTCGGGCGGCCAGCAGCAGCGCGCGGCGATCGCGCGCGCCATCGTGGGCGAGCCCGACCTGATCCTGGCCGACGAACCCACCGGCAATCTCGATACCGAGAACGGCATGCAGGTGATGGATATCCTGCAGACCCTCAATCGCGAGGGCGCGACCATCGTGATGGTCACCCACTCGCCCAGCCATGCCGACATGGCCCGGCGCCGCGTGGACATGCTGGACGGCCAGATCGTGATCTCGGTCCGCAACGCCATCTGA
- a CDS encoding ABC transporter permease, whose amino-acid sequence MLLHGMLTFCRMLSRHRLYAVLNIGGLGLGIAVFLLLSLVVRYEYGYDRFWPDQADIYRLDQLWAHSVGVPGDRTDFSTYRARDALRAEFPQIRASSRLIPQQVTLIAPPSDLRNGGARTMGSEQIQFVDPELPDVLALPVIDGQRAEALAAPDRIVLSARLARKYFGTIHAVGRTMRMVVDGSAQTYVVSAVFRDLPLASTYRIDAAAPIPERIRGQRSLNLWAAGTGVTLLRFSDRMGMQAVAARLGDFIARHSNDAPTLQYTRGFALTPLADMHFRDATAGADRDSVLALGIVGVLALLAATINYVNLATARAMLRAREVAMRKTLGASRALLTIQFLGEAVAMVALAALLGLALTELALPPLNMLCGWQVAISYGWLLPRLALLVVVAGVGAGLYPALVLAAYAPARILAAARMPSMGRMGTRIRAILVGAQFVFAIGFAICALVIDLQVAHLRDADRGFRRDGLIIVSSMADDALRPRQQTLLDSFAKLPGVLSVTQSDRAPGNDLLSMQSVWRPGAANRQQELVQQHVGRDYFRTYATPLLAGRLFDDAHGTDIAPEDRDDPRASNIVINRSAAAALGFASPDAAIGRPVTAQIGTGTAPRTIIGVVADARFGSGTRPVEPQFYYYQPGIIGGSNAAIRFAGPTERAMLAALARGWRQLVPDIQFDAASADDRLARFYQPDQRRGQLFTAGAVVAIAISCLGLYGLSAFNATRRLGEIGIRKTLGAGTADVLRLLLVQFIRPVAVSALVAWPVAWLAMRTWLAGFDQRIALSPLYFLAVTLGAVALAAATVLGQTIRVARAEPARALRHD is encoded by the coding sequence ATGCTGCTGCATGGAATGCTGACCTTCTGCCGGATGCTGTCGCGCCACCGGCTCTACGCCGTCCTGAATATCGGCGGTCTGGGGCTGGGAATCGCGGTGTTCCTGCTGCTGTCGCTGGTGGTGCGCTACGAATACGGCTATGACCGGTTCTGGCCAGATCAGGCCGACATCTACCGGCTGGACCAGCTCTGGGCGCATTCGGTCGGGGTGCCCGGCGATCGCACGGATTTTTCGACCTATCGCGCCCGCGACGCGCTGCGCGCCGAATTTCCGCAGATCCGCGCCAGCAGCCGCCTGATCCCCCAGCAGGTCACCCTGATCGCGCCGCCATCCGATCTGCGGAACGGCGGCGCGCGCACCATGGGATCGGAGCAGATCCAGTTCGTCGATCCGGAATTGCCGGATGTCCTGGCGCTGCCGGTCATCGACGGGCAGCGCGCCGAGGCCCTGGCCGCGCCGGACCGGATCGTGCTGTCGGCACGCCTGGCGCGCAAATATTTCGGCACGATCCACGCCGTGGGCCGCACGATGCGGATGGTGGTCGACGGATCGGCGCAAACCTATGTGGTGTCGGCCGTCTTTCGCGACCTGCCCCTCGCCTCGACCTACCGGATCGACGCGGCGGCGCCGATACCCGAACGTATCCGCGGCCAGCGCTCCCTGAATCTCTGGGCAGCCGGCACCGGCGTGACCCTGCTGCGCTTTTCCGATCGCATGGGCATGCAAGCCGTCGCGGCGCGTCTGGGCGATTTCATCGCCCGGCACAGCAACGATGCGCCGACCTTGCAATATACCAGGGGTTTTGCGCTGACGCCCCTGGCGGACATGCATTTCCGCGATGCGACGGCCGGCGCCGATCGCGACAGCGTGCTGGCGCTGGGCATCGTCGGAGTCCTCGCGCTGCTGGCCGCGACCATCAATTACGTCAACCTGGCGACCGCGCGCGCCATGCTGCGCGCGCGTGAGGTCGCGATGCGCAAGACGCTGGGCGCGTCGCGCGCCCTGCTGACGATCCAGTTCCTGGGCGAGGCCGTCGCCATGGTCGCGCTGGCCGCCCTGCTGGGCCTGGCGCTGACCGAACTGGCCCTGCCGCCGCTGAACATGCTGTGCGGCTGGCAGGTCGCGATATCCTATGGCTGGCTGCTGCCGCGCCTGGCACTGCTTGTCGTCGTGGCGGGCGTCGGCGCCGGTCTCTATCCCGCCCTGGTCCTGGCCGCCTATGCGCCGGCCCGCATCCTGGCAGCCGCGCGCATGCCGTCCATGGGGCGGATGGGGACGCGGATCCGCGCAATCCTGGTCGGGGCGCAATTCGTCTTCGCCATCGGCTTCGCCATCTGCGCGCTGGTCATCGACCTGCAGGTGGCGCATCTGCGCGATGCCGATCGGGGCTTTCGCCGCGATGGGCTGATCATCGTCAGCAGCATGGCCGACGATGCGCTCCGCCCGCGCCAACAGACACTGCTGGACAGCTTCGCCAAATTGCCGGGCGTACTCTCCGTCACCCAATCCGATCGCGCGCCCGGCAACGACCTCCTGTCGATGCAGTCCGTCTGGCGGCCGGGTGCCGCGAACCGGCAGCAGGAACTGGTCCAACAGCACGTCGGCCGGGATTATTTCCGTACCTATGCAACGCCGCTGCTCGCCGGCCGCCTGTTCGACGACGCGCACGGCACCGACATCGCCCCGGAAGACCGCGACGACCCGCGCGCCAGCAACATCGTCATCAACCGCAGCGCCGCCGCCGCCCTGGGCTTCGCCTCGCCGGACGCCGCGATCGGCCGGCCCGTCACGGCGCAGATCGGGACCGGGACCGCGCCGCGCACGATCATAGGCGTCGTCGCGGATGCCCGCTTCGGGTCCGGCACCAGGCCGGTGGAACCGCAATTTTATTATTATCAGCCCGGCATCATCGGCGGGTCCAACGCCGCCATCCGCTTCGCCGGCCCCACCGAACGCGCGATGCTGGCGGCCCTGGCGCGTGGCTGGCGCCAGCTTGTGCCCGATATCCAGTTCGATGCCGCGTCGGCCGACGACCGTCTGGCACGTTTCTATCAGCCGGACCAGCGGCGCGGGCAGCTCTTCACCGCCGGCGCCGTCGTCGCCATCGCCATATCCTGCCTGGGCCTGTACGGACTTTCCGCCTTCAACGCCACGCGACGGCTGGGCGAGATCGGCATCCGCAAGACGCTGGGCGCCGGCACCGCCGACGTGCTGCGCCTGCTGCTGGTCCAGTTCATCCGGCCGGTCGCAGTTTCGGCGCTGGTCGCGTGGCCCGTCGCCTGGTTGGCCATGCGGACCTGGCTGGCCGGCTTCGACCAGCGCATCGCGCTCTCCCCGCTCTATTTCCTCGCCGTCACGCTGGGCGCCGTGGCGCTCGCGGCCGCGACCGTGCTGGGCCAGACCATCCGCGTCGCCCGCGCCGAACCCGCCCGCGCCCTGCGCCATGACTGA
- a CDS encoding ABC transporter permease, whose translation MLIANALVAFYRSTLRHRLYVALNIAGLGLGIAVFLVLSLVARYEYGFDRAVPDAADIYRLDEIWNLPGRTLIHAPEVSFMAFDPLRTDFPQIRAATRLAPRRAAIDTGHGDPVTIPVDFVDPGFLDVFSLALRDGTAGDALAAPDRVAVSESTARRLFGTVRARGRRIFITVDDRRTLYTVSAVFRDVPRDRTLRPDLLAAFPQAMKDVMPAFHIWESSSGQIWLRFRSAADANALAAGLPDFVRRRASMPPQLQSGWYKLALMPLLDAHFRDLHLYGGDDDGNSADRRVVDALQIVGVLALVAAAINYVNLATARAGLRAREVALRKVLGATRPHLLAQFLAESILLLIPCAVLGLALTEIALPFVDGLGGWSVRIDYLWLIPRLVAIVLVVGIAAGLYPALVLSGYRPAAVLAAARQPAGGRMGRRLRNALVVMQFSFAVAFAICTLVVNAQASFLRQADRGFRQDRLFLVSLESSRKIDARQQSIMDHFRALPGVRSVTLSDRQPRPNSQSNDTFKRADRPQTDPLLTVEWVGRDYVRTYGATLLAGRWFDAAHGQDTALKPGYADGTPATASIVINEQASRTLGFSDPSQALGHVLIKGQIRFVIIGVTRDVRFRSPRAPVDPQVYLRTDDMVPFAVIAVRADSVPPQVMLDRLQAAWRTLAPDMPFMGEAAATRLAPYFQPDARRGQLFTLGAVVAVAIACIGLYGLSSFSAARRIHEIGIRKTLGANTRQVLALLIGQFLRPVLLANLIAWPAAWVAMRGWLAGFDERVGLSPLQFATVSLLAALLSLLTILGQTIRVARAEPAKALRHE comes from the coding sequence ATGCTGATCGCCAATGCCCTGGTCGCCTTCTACCGCTCCACGCTGCGGCACCGGCTCTATGTCGCCCTGAACATCGCCGGGCTGGGCCTGGGAATTGCGGTGTTCCTGGTACTTTCGCTGGTGGCGCGATACGAGTACGGGTTCGATCGCGCCGTACCGGACGCCGCAGACATCTATCGGCTGGACGAAATCTGGAACCTGCCCGGCCGCACGCTGATACATGCCCCGGAAGTCAGCTTCATGGCCTTCGATCCGCTGCGCACCGATTTTCCGCAGATCCGCGCCGCGACCCGGCTGGCCCCACGCCGAGCGGCCATCGATACCGGCCACGGCGATCCGGTGACGATCCCGGTCGATTTCGTCGATCCCGGCTTCCTCGACGTCTTTTCCCTCGCTCTGCGCGACGGCACGGCGGGGGACGCGCTGGCCGCCCCCGACCGCGTGGCCGTCAGCGAGTCCACCGCGCGCCGCCTGTTCGGCACGGTGCGGGCACGCGGCCGGCGGATCTTCATCACCGTCGACGATCGGCGCACGCTCTATACCGTCTCGGCCGTGTTTCGCGACGTCCCCCGTGACCGCACGCTGCGCCCCGACCTGCTGGCCGCCTTTCCACAGGCCATGAAGGACGTCATGCCCGCCTTCCATATCTGGGAGAGCAGCTCGGGCCAGATCTGGCTGCGGTTCCGCTCCGCCGCCGACGCAAACGCGCTGGCGGCCGGCCTGCCGGACTTCGTCCGGCGGCGCGCCAGCATGCCGCCGCAGTTGCAGTCCGGCTGGTACAAGCTGGCGCTGATGCCGCTGCTGGACGCGCATTTCCGCGATCTTCATCTCTATGGCGGCGATGACGACGGCAACAGCGCCGACCGGCGGGTGGTCGACGCGCTGCAGATCGTCGGCGTCCTGGCCCTGGTGGCTGCCGCGATCAATTACGTCAATCTGGCGACCGCGCGCGCCGGACTGCGCGCGCGCGAGGTCGCGCTGCGCAAGGTCCTGGGCGCGACGCGTCCGCATCTGCTGGCCCAGTTTCTGGCGGAATCGATCCTGCTGCTGATCCCCTGCGCCGTACTGGGCCTGGCGCTGACGGAAATCGCCCTGCCGTTCGTCGACGGGCTGGGCGGCTGGTCGGTCAGGATCGATTATCTCTGGCTGATCCCGCGCCTGGTCGCCATCGTGCTGGTGGTCGGCATCGCCGCCGGCCTGTATCCGGCGCTGGTCCTGTCCGGCTACCGGCCGGCCGCCGTCCTGGCGGCCGCGCGCCAGCCGGCGGGCGGGCGGATGGGCCGGCGATTGCGCAATGCCCTGGTGGTGATGCAATTCAGCTTCGCCGTCGCGTTCGCCATCTGCACGCTGGTGGTCAACGCGCAGGCATCGTTCCTGCGCCAGGCCGACCGCGGCTTCCGCCAGGACCGGCTTTTCCTGGTTTCTCTTGAAAGTTCCAGGAAAATCGATGCGCGGCAGCAATCCATCATGGATCATTTCCGCGCACTGCCCGGCGTACGGTCCGTGACCCTGTCCGACCGGCAGCCGCGCCCGAACAGCCAGTCCAACGACACGTTCAAGCGCGCCGACCGCCCGCAGACCGATCCGCTGCTGACGGTCGAATGGGTCGGACGCGACTATGTCCGCACCTATGGCGCCACCCTGCTGGCCGGCCGCTGGTTCGACGCCGCCCATGGCCAGGATACCGCCCTGAAACCCGGCTACGCCGACGGCACGCCCGCCACCGCCAGTATCGTCATCAACGAACAGGCCAGCCGTACCCTTGGCTTTTCCGATCCATCGCAGGCGCTCGGCCATGTGCTGATCAAGGGCCAGATCCGTTTCGTCATCATCGGCGTGACGCGCGACGTCCGCTTCAGGTCGCCGCGCGCGCCGGTGGACCCGCAGGTCTATCTGCGCACCGACGACATGGTTCCCTTCGCCGTCATCGCCGTCCGCGCGGACTCGGTGCCGCCGCAGGTCATGCTGGACCGGCTGCAGGCCGCATGGCGCACATTGGCGCCGGACATGCCGTTCATGGGCGAGGCCGCCGCGACACGCCTGGCCCCCTATTTCCAGCCGGATGCGCGGCGCGGGCAATTATTCACCCTGGGCGCCGTCGTCGCCGTCGCCATCGCCTGTATCGGGCTCTACGGCCTGTCCTCCTTCAGCGCCGCGCGCCGCATCCACGAGATCGGCATCCGCAAGACGCTGGGCGCCAACACGCGGCAGGTGCTGGCCCTGCTGATCGGCCAGTTCCTGCGGCCGGTGCTGCTGGCCAATCTGATCGCCTGGCCGGCCGCGTGGGTCGCCATGCGCGGCTGGCTGGCCGGGTTCGACGAACGGGTGGGCCTGTCGCCCCTGCAATTCGCGACGGTCAGCCTGCTGGCCGCCCTGCTCTCCCTGCTCACCATCCTCGGCCAGACCATCCGCGTCGCCCGCGCCGAGCCCGCGAAGGCACTTCGCCATGAATAA
- a CDS encoding TolC family outer membrane protein — protein MNKRILLLATIAAFPFGPAGAHAGAHPRPAAEAPAPQQTMTRQTMTLQTMTLEQAMTLAYRGNPALLGQQATQRAAAEDEAAARAGWRPTVTAYADASYQQGPYIGAFALGSVQSNYADTYLSVHQPIYTGGQVANKVRAADARAHAANHALRLTEAQMFQAVIGAYMDVLRDRDILAVRQADLGTLTRQAALTSARYALGGDAARQVTRTDVEQARAQRNAAEVALAAAQAQLTASTAAFRAAVGQDPGPLRQPGALPALPAGLHQAVALAVQSNPALARDRAAEDASAADIDTARAAWNPSIGITASLGAIGPASPFHTNAYDQEVTGMVTLSQPLESGGLYSAQIRQARDRFETARQTVEASRRAAIQSVVTAWQQMQSGLAAIRAGSAQVASAADALRGYQLEYGYGMRSTIDVLIADQNLRAAEVALAQSRHDTIVAEAGLLAATGRLSADMLLPGTRPYDADAALRRARAPGWVPWDGAVAALDRVGWRDACPSGNACR, from the coding sequence ATGAATAAGCGCATCCTCCTGCTGGCGACGATCGCAGCATTCCCGTTCGGCCCGGCCGGCGCCCATGCTGGCGCCCACCCGCGCCCGGCGGCCGAGGCCCCTGCTCCCCAGCAAACCATGACCCGGCAAACCATGACCCTGCAAACCATGACCCTGGAGCAGGCCATGACCCTGGCCTATCGCGGCAATCCGGCCCTGCTGGGCCAGCAGGCGACACAGCGCGCGGCGGCCGAGGACGAAGCCGCCGCCCGCGCCGGCTGGCGGCCGACCGTCACCGCCTACGCGGACGCGTCCTACCAGCAGGGTCCCTATATCGGCGCCTTCGCCCTGGGCTCGGTCCAGAGCAACTATGCCGACACGTATCTCTCGGTCCACCAGCCGATCTATACGGGCGGCCAGGTCGCCAACAAGGTGCGCGCCGCCGACGCCCGCGCCCATGCCGCCAACCATGCCCTGCGCCTGACCGAGGCGCAGATGTTCCAGGCCGTGATCGGCGCCTATATGGACGTGCTGCGCGACCGCGACATCCTGGCGGTACGCCAGGCCGACCTGGGCACGCTGACCCGCCAGGCGGCGCTGACCAGCGCGCGGTACGCCCTGGGCGGCGATGCCGCCCGCCAGGTCACCCGGACCGACGTCGAGCAGGCCCGGGCCCAGCGCAACGCCGCCGAGGTCGCCCTGGCCGCCGCACAGGCGCAACTGACCGCCAGCACCGCCGCCTTCCGCGCCGCCGTGGGGCAGGACCCGGGCCCGTTGCGCCAGCCCGGCGCCCTGCCCGCCCTGCCCGCCGGCCTGCATCAGGCCGTCGCCCTGGCGGTGCAGTCCAACCCCGCCCTGGCCCGCGATCGCGCCGCCGAGGACGCCAGCGCCGCCGATATCGACACCGCCCGCGCCGCCTGGAATCCCTCCATCGGGATCACCGCCAGCCTGGGCGCGATCGGCCCGGCCTCGCCCTTCCACACCAACGCCTATGACCAGGAGGTCACGGGCATGGTCACCCTCTCGCAGCCGCTGGAAAGCGGCGGGCTGTACAGCGCGCAGATCCGCCAGGCCCGCGACCGGTTCGAAACCGCCCGCCAGACGGTCGAGGCCAGCCGCCGCGCGGCGATCCAGAGCGTGGTCACCGCCTGGCAGCAGATGCAGTCCGGCCTGGCGGCCATCCGCGCCGGCAGCGCGCAGGTCGCCTCGGCCGCCGACGCGCTGCGCGGCTATCAGCTTGAATATGGCTATGGCATGCGCAGCACGATCGACGTGCTGATCGCCGACCAGAACCTGCGCGCGGCCGAGGTCGCGCTGGCGCAAAGCCGGCACGACACGATCGTGGCCGAGGCCGGCCTGCTGGCCGCCACCGGCCGTCTGTCGGCCGACATGCTGCTGCCCGGGACGCGCCCCTATGACGCCGACGCCGCCCTGCGCCGCGCCCGCGCGCCCGGCTGGGTGCCGTGGGATGGCGCCGTCGCCGCCCTGGACCGGGTGGGCTGGCGCGATGCATGCCCGTCCGGCAACGCCTGCCGCTGA
- a CDS encoding VOC family protein: MIAPADIGMPPSGPLHDMGEEAMIDHVSIRVRSIQRARAFYDRVLVPLGLTCTVRDAPEYAGYGLDGRDPFLWLTLHDGSSGHIQLAFAAPSRTAVEDFHVAALAAGGRERASPGMQTEGGLPYFAASVLDPDRHEISAVCRIGP, encoded by the coding sequence GTGATCGCACCCGCCGACATCGGCATGCCACCATCCGGCCCGCTCCACGACATGGGAGAAGAGGCGATGATCGATCACGTCTCCATCAGGGTCCGCAGCATCCAGCGCGCACGCGCCTTCTATGACCGGGTCCTGGTGCCGCTGGGCCTGACCTGCACGGTACGGGACGCCCCCGAATATGCGGGTTACGGCCTCGATGGCCGCGACCCTTTCCTGTGGCTGACCCTGCATGACGGGTCATCGGGCCACATCCAGCTCGCCTTCGCCGCGCCCAGCCGCACGGCGGTCGAGGATTTCCACGTGGCGGCCCTCGCCGCCGGCGGCCGCGAACGCGCCAGCCCGGGCATGCAGACCGAAGGGGGCCTTCCCTATTTCGCCGCCTCGGTGCTGGATCCGGACCGCCACGAGATCTCGGCCGTCTGCCGCATCGGGCCCTGA